In Oryza brachyantha chromosome 2, ObraRS2, whole genome shotgun sequence, a single window of DNA contains:
- the LOC102714343 gene encoding uncharacterized protein LOC102714343, which produces MQARVVVFPVKGRAWCFACPRAAAPAAASDGALPPPPPTVKDLWRGIAGGGRTASENAEAVVDFVADKMNRAWIGLGSAPEGSAKNRIHSFGLKLLSRVRPSEVLLKSVTKDVSMLEIVHPASINPRLVRRRLRHIAVRGASVHRKFLYGSVCLLPVTSVFMVLPLPNIPFFWVLFRAYSHWRALQGSERLQLLVSDCSDQWEILLEKQKEMSSRKDGRACENTQFAPWNLQPSKKLDEFLERRNLSEGLDCDTISRICEAYDLDKIDVLKYRNLE; this is translated from the exons ATGCAGGCCCGCGTAGTCGTCTTCCCCGTCAAGGGCCGGGCCTGGTGCTTCGCctgcccgcgcgccgccgcgcccgccgccgccagcgatGGCGccctccccccgccgccgcccaccgtgAAGGACCTCTGGCGGGGCATCGCCGGCGGGGGGCGCACGGCGTCGGAGAACGCGGAGGCCGTCGTCGACTTCGTCGCGGACAAG ATGAACAGGGCGTGGATCGGGCTCGGGAGCGCGCCGGAGGGGTCGGCGAAGAACCGGATCCACAG CTTCGGGCTGAAGCTGCTCTCGCGCGTGCGGCCATCGGAGGTGCTGCTCAAGTCGGTGACCAAGGACGTCTCCATGCTCGAGATCGTGCATCCGGCGAG TATAAATCCTCGTCTTGTGCGTCGACGGTTGCGGCATATTGCTGTTAG GGGTGCATCAGTTCACAGGAAATTTCTTTATGGCTCAGTTTGTCTGCTTCCAGTTACCAGTGTTTTCATG GTACTACCTTTGCCAAACATACCATTTTTCTGGGTGTTGTTCCGTGCTTATTCTCATTGGAGAGCTCTACAG GGAAGTGAGAGGCTCCAGTTGTTAGTTTCTGACTGCTCAGATCAATGGGAAATCCTTCTTGAGAAGCAGAAAGAGATGAGTTCCAGAAAGGATGGCAGAGCTTGTGAAAACACTCAATTTGCTCCTTGG AATTTGCAGCCTTCGAAGAAGCTTGATGAGTTCCTTGAGAGGAGAAACTTGAGTGAAGGTTTGGACTGTGATACCATTTCGAGAATATGCGAGGCATATGATTTGGACAAGATTGATGTTCTGAAGTACAGGAATTTGGAGTAA
- the LOC102714612 gene encoding DNA-directed RNA polymerase V subunit 1, which yields MEEDQSAIPVAEGAIKSIKLSLATEDEIRIYSINDCPVTHPSQLGNPFLGLPLETGKCESCGASENGKCEGHFGYIELPVPIYHPCHVTELRQILNLVCFKCLRVKKGKVKHTEGKDNTSALSCYYCRDLPALSLKENKTADGAVRLELKAPPRKFMTEGSWNFLDKYGFHHGGTSHCRTLLPEEALNILKKIPDETKRKLAARGYIAQPGYVMKYLPVPPNCLYIPEFTDGQSIMSYDISISLLKKVLQKIEQIKKSRAGSPNFESHEVESSDLQLSIAQYIHLRGTTRGPQDNTKRFSISTDSSALSTKQWLEKMRTLFISKGSGFSSRSVLTGDPYIGVDMVGLPSEVAKRITFEEQVTNININKLQEIVDKGLCLTYRDGQATYAITVGSKGHTTLKVGQTISRRIVDGDIVFLNRPPSTHKHSLQAFRAYVHEDHTVKINPLICSPFAADFDGDCVHIYYPQSLAAKAEALELFSVEKQLTSSHSGKVNLQLANDSLLALKHMSFRTILSKEVANQLAMNVTYSLPKPALIKSRPHWTIAQIVQGALPKDLTSQGDKHLVRDSTIIKLDLDKESVQTSFSDLLYSTLSVKGPGEALQFLNVLQPLLMELILLDGFSVSLQDFNVPKVHLQEAQKNIEKQSIILEQSRCAENQFVEMRVDNNLKDIKQQISDFVVKRSHLGLLIDPKSDPSVSKVVQQLGFVGLQLYREGKFYSRRLVEDCFSNFVNKHPAVRKEHSPEAYGLVRSSYFHGLNPYEELVHAISTREAIVRSSRGLTEPGTLFKNLMALLRDVVICYDGTVRNVCSKSIIQLKYKEEDALDFPSAIAPGEPVGVLAATAISNPAYKAVLDASQSNNTSWERMKEILQTTTRYKNDTKDRKIILFLNDCSCAKKFCKEKAAIAVQGCLRRITLEDCATDICIEYQKQISLDGTSEASPALVGHIHFDRAHLERINVSIEDIFQKCQEVSGKYGKKKGHLSHLFKNITFSICDCSFTQKLIDGKLAKVPCLQFFFPESNTMLSESVEGAVNLLADSVCGVLLNTIIKGDPRIQEAKIVWVGSDATSWVKNTKKESKGEPAVEIIVEEQEALHTGDSWRITMDACIPVLDLIDTRRSIPYGIQQLRELLGISCAFDQVVQRLSTTVRMVAKDVLKDHLVLVANSMTFTGNLNGFNTAGYKTTFRSLKVQVPFTESTLITPMKCFEKAAEKCHSDSLGCVVSSCSWGKYAASGTGSSFQILWNESQLKSNKEYGDGLYDYLALVRTDEEKARYTFFDDVDYLAEENETDVCLSPELEGTIGQPTFDDNLEEQDFQKNNSWENGTAANGSWEQNGSAGDDSDKWGGWNAAAVGADTAVTKQADQEKSCWDVPAAVEKSSSDWGGWGTEKRKVKENLPEEPAEHDAWLAKRSMDGGDINWGKQPSISDEFKKNVDQGSWGNMSLSAENRAWDKKKPDGGDATWNKQSSTQNDGGDTWEKQPSAWKENKGRGSNGGSWEKSNSQKGSWGNDEAHNNANMKQDTWGSVTAHNNDTQNKSWGTVDAKANTSTEKSWGNVIASPSDNAWNAAPVSQGNENSDAKQPGSWEGWNSARADDSSTKDKEPWGNVAASPSFNAWNAAPVSQGDESSDAKQSGSWEGWNSARADNSTTKDKEPWDNVVASSSDNAWNAAPVCHGNESSDAKQSGSWEGWNSSRAEDLSRKDNESWGNVASSPSDSAWNAAPVSQENKNSDTKQPGSWDGWNSSQADEPSNKDWKSDGWGARGGNWRGQRSNPGRPPRKSDGRGPPRRPDDRGPPRRHFDLTPEEEKILGEIEPIVLSIRKIFRESIDGIRLSLEDEKFIKENVLEHHPEKQSKVSGEIDHIMVDKHQVFQDSRCLFVMSSDGTRSDFSYLKCMENYVRKTYTEHGDSFCKKYFKRRRDQRPAVDGGTAPGTPAGDTQSTAVETQQGTSQQTQPEIATPPSATPQEILVPPSATLQETPASPTSAGLLGKRPSPSD from the exons ATGGAAGAGGATCAGTCAGCAATTCCGGTCGCCGAAGGTGCCATCAAGAGCATCAAGCTTAGCCTAGCCACTGAGGATGAGATT CGTATTTATTCTATAAATGATTGTCCTGTCACTCATCCTAGTCAACTTGGAAACCCCTTCCTTGGGTTACCACTGGAGACAGGAAAATGCGAGTCTTGTGGAGCCTCAGAAAATGGCAAATGCGAAG GGCATTTCGGGTACATTGAGCTGCCTGTACCTATATATCACCCTTGCCATGTAACAGAACTGAGGCAGATATTGAACCTGGTCTGTTTCAAATGCCTTCGCGTCAAGAAAGGAAAG GTCAAACATACCGAGGGGAAGGACAACACATCAGCATTGTCATGCTACTACTGTCGG GATCTTCCAGCATTATctttgaaagaaaacaaaacagcaGATGGTGCAGTTCGTTTAGAGTTGAAAGCGCCTCCTAGGAAATTCATGACTGAAGGCTCATGGAACTTCCTTGACAAGTATGGATTTCACCATGGTGGAACCTCACATTGCAGGACCTTGCTTCCAGAAGAG GCTCTGAATATATTGAAGAAGATTCCTGATGAAACAAAGAGGAAATTAGCTGCTCGGGGATATATTGCTCAACCTGGATATGTGATGAAATACCTCCCCGTGCCTCCAAATTGTTTATACATTCCAGAATTTACAGATGGGCAGAGCATCATGTCCTAT GACATATCAATATCTCTGCTGAAGAAGGTGCTTCAAAAAATAgaacagataaaaaaatcaagagcTGGATCCCCAAACTTTGAATCACATGAGGTTGAATCAAGTGATCTACAGCTTTCTATTGCCCAGTACATACATCTAAGGGGCACTACAAGG GGTCCTCAAGACAACACCAAGAGGTTTTCAATCAGTACTGATTCTTCTGCTTTATCAACAAAACAATGGCTGGAGAAAATGCGGACATTATTTATTAGCAAAGGATCAGGCTTCTCTTCACGGAGTGTGCTTACGGGTGATCCGTATATTGGAGTAGATATGGTTGGATTGCCTTCTGAAGTGGCAAAAAGAATCACTTTCGAAGAGCAGGTAACAAACATCAACATCAACAAGTTGCAAGAGATTGTGGATAAGGGACTGTGTTTGACTTACAGAGATGGTCAGGCAACCTATGCCATCACCGTTGGATCCAAAGGTCACACTACCCTTAAAGTCGGTCAAACTATTAGTAGGAGAATTGTTGATGGGGACATTGTTTTCCTTAACCGTCCGCCTAGTACGCACAAGCATTCCCTCCAGGCATTTCGTGCATATGTACATGAAGATCATACAGTCAAGATCAATCCACTCATATGCTCGCCTTTTGCAGCGGACTTTGATGGTGATTGTGTGCATATCTATTATCCACAGTCCCTTGCGGCAAAAGCTGAAGCATTGGAGCTTTTCAGCGTGGAGAAGCAACTTACCAGCTCCCACAGTGGCAAGGTCAATCTTCAGCTAGCTAATGACAGTTTACTTGCTCTGAAGCACATGTCTTTCAGAACAATCTTGAGCAAAGAAGTAGCTAACCAGTTGGCAATGAATGTTACATATTCTCTTCCGAAACCAGCCTTGATCAAGTCAAGGCCACACTGGACGATTGCACAAATAGTGCAAGGTGCTTTGCCAAAAGACTTAACTTCTCAAGGGGACAAGCACTTAGTCAGGGACAGCACTATCATAAAACTGGACCTTGACAAGGAATCTGTTCAGACATCATTCTCAGATTTGTTATACTCCACTCTTTCTGTTAAGGGTCCAGGAGAAGCACTGCAATTTTTGAATGTGCTGCAGCCATTACTGATGGAATTAATACTTTTGGATGGCTTTAGTGTAAGCCTTCAGGACTTCAATGTTCCCAAGGTTCATTTGCAAGAAGCACAGAAAAACATTGAAAAACAGTCTATTATCCTTGAACAATCAAGATGTGCAGAAAACCAGTTTGTGGAAATGCGGGTTGATAATAATTTGAAGGACATCAAACagcaaatttcagattttgttGTGAAACGCTCTCATCTTGGACTTCTAATTGATCCAAAAAGTGACCCTTCAGTGTCTAAAGTTGTCCAGCAGCTTGGTTTTGTGGGTCTACAACTTTACCGTGAGGGAAAGTTCTACTCACGTCGTCTGGTGGAGGATTGCTTCTCTAATTTTGTGAACAAGCACCCAGCTGTCAGAAAAGAGCATTCTCCAGAGGCGTATGGTCTTGTACGGAGTTCATATTTTCATGGCCTTAATCCGTATGAGGAGCTGGTGCATGCTATATCGACAAGGGAAGCTATTGTACGCTCCTCTAGGGGCTTGACAGAACCTGGAACCCTCTTTAAGAACCTAATGGCCTTACTCCGAGACGTTGTTATATGCTATGATGGGACAGTAAGAAATGTCTGTAGCAAATCCATAATACAACTCAAGTACAAGGAGGAGGATGCATTGGACTTCCCTAGTGCAATAGCTCCTGGGGAACCAGTTGGTGTCTTGGCTGCCACTGCTATCTCCAACCCTGCATACAAGGCTGTCCTGGATGCATCTCAGAGTAACAATACTTCATGGGAGCGGATGAAG GAAATACTTCAGACAACAACTCGCTACAAAAATGATACGAAAGACCGAAAAATTATCCTCTTTCTGAATGATTGCTCTTGTGCTAAGAAGTTTTGCAAGGAAAAGGCTGCTATTGCAGTTCAGGGTTGCCTCAGGAGAATCACGTTAGAAGATTGTGCTACTGATATCTGCATTGA GTACCAGAAGCAAATAAGTTTAGATGGAACTTCAGAAGCCTCCCCGGCACTTGTTGGCCATATTCACTTTGACAGG GCACATTTAGAACGTATAAACGTTAGCATTGAAGATATTTTCCAGAAGTGCCAAGAAGTTTCTGGGAAATATGGGAAGAAGAAAGGACATCTCAGTCAcctgtttaaaaatattaccttCTCTATTTG TGATTGTTCATTCACACAAAAGCTGATTGATGGAAAGCTAGCCAAGGTTCCATGTTTGCAGTTCTTTTTTCCTGAAAGCAACACAATGTTATCTGAATCGGTGGAGGGGGCAGTCAATTTGCTAGCAGATTCTGTATGTGGTGTCCTTTTGAATACAATTATAAAAG GTGATCCTCGAATTCAAGAGGCTAAAATTGTTTGGGTTGGATCAGATGCAACATCTTGGGTTAAAAACACAAAGAAGGAATCAAAGGGTGAACCAGCGGTGGAGATTATTGTTGAAGAACAGGAAGCTTTACACACAGGTGATTCCTGGAGAATAACAATGGATGCCTGCATACCTGTTCTGGATCTCATTGACACACGGAGATCAATACCTTATGGTATTCAACAACTGCGAGAACTTCTTGGCATCTCCTGTGCTTTTGATCAAGTCGTGCAG CGGCTTTCAACTACTGTAAGGATGGTTGCTAAAGATGTTCTCAAAGACCATCTGGTACTGGTGGCAAATAGCATGACATTTACTGGTAAcctaaatggatttaacacTGCTGGATACAAGACCACATTCCGTTCATTAAAAGTTCAAGTACCTTTCACAGAGTCCACATTGATT ACCCCTATGAAATGTTTTGAGAAGGCTGCAGAGAAATGTCATTCGGATTCATTGGGATGTGTTGTTTCATCGTGTTCTTGGGGCAAATATGCTGCAAGTGGTACTGGATCATCTTTTCAGATCCTATGGAATGAAAGTCAG CTGAAAAGCAATAAGGAGTATGGTGATGGCCTGTATGATTACTTGGCCTTGGTGCGTACTGACGAAGAAAAGGCAAGATACACATTCTTTGATGATGTGGACTACCTTGCAGAAGAGAACGAGACAGATGTGTGCCTATCACCTGAATTAGAGGGGACCATTGGTCAACCGACCTTTGATGATAATTTGGAAGAGCAAGATTTTCAGAAAAACAACTCGTGGGAAAATGGCACAGCAGCGAATGGGAGCTGGGAACAGAACGGTAGTGCTGGAGATGATTCCGATAAATGGGGAGGTTGGAATGCTGCTGCTGTAGGAGCTGACACGGCAGTCACAAAACAAGCAGATCAAGAGAAGTCATGTTGGGATGTGCCTGCAGCAGTGGAGAAGAGTTCCTCTGATTGGGGAGGCTGGGGCACTGAAAAGAGGAAGGTGAAGGAAAACTTACCTGAAGAACCAGCTGAACATGATGCTTGGTTGGCTAAAAGGTCAATGGATGGAGGTGATATTAACTGGGGGAAACAACCCAGCATCTCTGATGAATTTAAGAAGAATGTTGATCAGGGTTCCTGGGGTAACATGTCACTATCAGCAGAAAACAGAGCATGGGACAAAAAGAAGCCTGATGGAGGTGATGCTACCTGGAATAAGCAGTCTAGCACTCAAAATGATGGGGGTGATACATGGGAGAAGCAGCCTAGCGCTTGGAAAGAGAACAAGGGAAGAGGATCAAATGGGGGTTCCTGGGAAAAATCTAATTCGCAAAAAGGATCATGGGGTAATGATGAAGCTCATAATAATGCCAATATGAAGCAAGACACCTGGGGCAGTGTCACAGCCCATAATAATGATACACAAAACAAATCCTGGGGGACTGTGGATGCAAAAGCTAATACTTCTACAGAAAAGTCCTGGGGTAATGTTATTGCATCTCCATCAGATAACGCGTGGAATGCTGCTCCAGTGTCCCAAGGTAATGAAAATTCAGATGCAAAGCAACCAGGTTCTTGGGAAGGCTGGAATTCTGCTCGAGCTGATGACTCAAGTACCAAAGATAAGGAGCCCTGGGGCAATGTGGCTGCATCTCCATCATTTAATGCATGGAATGCAGCCCCAGTTTCCCAAGGGGATGAAAGTTCAGATGCCAAACAATCAGGTTCTTGGGAAGGCTGGAATTCTGCTCGAGCTGATAACTCAACTACCAAAGACAAGGAGCCCTGGGACAATGTGGTTGCATCTTCATCAGATAATGCATGGAATGCAGCCCCAGTTTGCCATGGGAATGAAAGTTCAGATGCAAAACAATCAGGTTCTTGGGAAGGTTGGAATTCTTCGCGAGCTGAGGACTTAAGTAGGAAAGACAATGAGTCCTGGGGCAATGTGGCTTCATCTCCATCAGATAGTGCGTGGAATGCTGCTCCAGTTTCCCAAGAAAACAAGAATTCAGATACAAAGCAACCAGGTTCTTGGGATGGCTGGAATTCTTCTCAAGCTGATGAGCCAAGTAATAAAGACTGGAAATCAGATGGATGGGGTGCTAGAGGTGGCAACTGGAGGGGCCAAAGAAGCAATCCTGGTAGGCCCCCAAGGAAATCTGATGGCAGAGGTCCGCCTAGGAGACCTGATGATAGGGGGCCACCAAGGCGACACTTTGACCTAACACCTGAGGAGGAAAAGATTCTAGGAGAAATTGAACCCATTGTGCTGAGCATCAGAAAAATCTTCCGGGAATCAAT TGATGGCATACGACTTTCTCTGGAAGACGAAAAATTCATCAAAGAGAATGTTCTTGAACACCACCCTGAAAAACAATCAAAGGTGTCGGGTGAAATTGATCATATAATG GTTGACAAGCACCAAGTGTTCCAGGACAGTCGGTGCCTGTTTGTGATGTCCTCAGATGGAACTCGTTCGGATTTCTCCTACTTGAAGTGCATGGAGAATTATGTCAGGAAGACCTACACCGAGCATGGTGACTCATTCTGCAAGAAGTATTTCAAGAGGCGCCGTGACCAACGACCAGCAGTTGACGGAGGCACGGCACCAGGCACTCCAGCTGGGGATACACAGTCTACTGCAGTTGAGACCCAGCAAGGCACTTCACAACAGACTCAGCCAGAGATTGCAACCCCTCCATCAGCAACTCCACAGGAGATACTTGTTCCTCCATCAGCAACTCTTCAAGAGACTCCAGCTTCTCCAACATCTGCCGGATTGCTCGGGAAGCGACCCAGCCCGTCTGACTGA
- the LOC102714886 gene encoding protein YELLOW LEAF 1, choloroplastic-like: protein MPPFATMSAPGSLLLLRPAAYQRIGRNRGGESQGGPTILCSRSRRIKRSVTRAVSSGASMRITMCANQTQTARRKSFSGPTSPPSGAVKEKVKSPKLDDGGTGFPPFRFGGGGGGGGGGGSNSAGGFILFVIVLLLDYLREFERNLQNGSRRGSDYDNGLAPQ from the exons ATGCCTCCATTCGCCACAATGTCAGCGCCAGGTTCGCTTCTTCTGCTGCGCCCGGCTGCGTACCAGCGGATTGGGAGAAATCGAGGAG GGGAAAGCCAGGGAGGACCAACGATCTTGTGCTCACGATCTCGAAGGATTAAACGCAGCGTCACCAGAGCAGTTTCTTCTGGAGCATCCATG AGAATAACGATGTGCGCAAACCAGACGCAGACTGCACGCCGCAAATCGTTCTCTGGACCTACCTCCCCACCATCAGGAGCGGTTAAAG AGAAAGTGAAGAGCCCCAAGCTTGACGATGGCGGCACCGGCTTCCCGCCGTTCCGgtttggcggcggcggcggaggaggcggcggcggcggcagcaactCCGCCGGCGGATTCATCCTGTTTGTGATCGTCTTGCTTCTTGATTACCTGAGGGAGTTTGAGAGGAACCTGCAGAATGGGTCTCGGAGGGGCAGTGACTATGACAACGGGCTGGCACCACAGTAG
- the LOC102707005 gene encoding uncharacterized protein LOC102707005, producing the protein MPCARAEDALPSAAVEMPSSSSSSSSAATAPAGCLIQKVTAGGGWRSGGSGRALQRSAHPSAEEDGHALALAASCAKDDKINGTGKREESQRSRMRKYRSQLEQEVKKLQRQLEEEIDLHVALADAVTQNAAPVLKSSVKIPLKAQELLINIASLENAVSKLEKDLNELYYQLCHERNERLLAESKPGCLPSTSPDHSLSTCTCTWEEHISSLRDSKFGSESMRSTQQDLYPEFEYEQDVGEDSEERQMISLNRLFEKHQDVSLNRLLEKHRDEEMQDSCSTDKEVEVDEKIDTISFEQPILKITSMKAGNLWNNSNQLSEEMVRCMRNIFLRLSESSKMSPKESSDCSSSSAERLSGSTLASFSDSSIIPSMLRSPSVDSNHNDEMTTEVKNFDPYKVNGKECRRDIGNYRSAAEVSWMSVGKEQLEYASEALKKFRFLVEQLSKVNPNSMNCDERLAFWINLYNALIMHAYLAYGVPRNDIKLFSLMQKACYTVGGQSFSAAEIEFVILKTKTPVHRPQLSLMLALNKFKITEEHKKYAIDGTEPLVLFGLSCGMFSSPAVRIFSAANVRQELQESLRDYVQASIGISDRGKLLIPKLLQSYAKGNVEDSMLVDWICHHLAPDQVAIIRDSSSQRKQRLLGARSFTVVAFDSKFRYLFLPDSSSSQKPEPKRTS; encoded by the exons AtgccgtgcgcgcgcgccgaGGACGCGctgccgtccgccgccgtcgagatgccatcctcctcctcctcctcctcctccgccgccaccgcaccaGC TGGCTGTCTGATCCAGAAGGtgaccgccggcggcggctggagaTCGGGCGGTTCGGGGCGGGCGTTGCAGCGGTCGGCGCATCcgtcggcggaggaggacggccaCGCGCTCGCGCTGGCGGCGAGCTGCGCCAAG GATGATAAGATCAATGGTActgggaagagagaagagagccaGAGGAGCAGGATGAGGAAGTACAGGTCTCAGCTGGAGCAGGAA GTCAAGAAATTACAGAGGCAGCTGGAAGAAGAAATTGATTTGCACGTTGCGTTAGCAGATGCTGTTACTCAAAATGCTGCACCTGTACTGAAGTCTTCTGTGAAGATTCCACTCAAG GCACAAGAATTACTAATTAACATAGCCTCCTTGGAAAATGCGGTATCGAAGCTTGAAAAGGACTTAAATGAACTATATTACCAGCTTTGTCATGAAAGGAATGAAAGGTTACTTGCTGAAAGTAAACCCGGATGCTTGCCATCTACATCCCCGGATCACTCGTTGTCAACTTGCACGTGCACATGGGAAGAA cacATATCGTCATTGAGAGATTCGAAGTTTGGATCTGAGTCAATGAGGTCAACTCAACAAGATTTATACCCTGAGTTTGAATATGAGCAAGATGTAGGAGAAGATTCTGAAGAGAGACAGATGATTTCTCTAAATAGATTGTTTGAAAAACACCAGGATGTTTCTTTGAATAGACTTCTGGAGAAGCACCGGGATGAAGAG ATGCAAGATTCTTGCTCTACGGACAAAGAAGTCGAAGTAGATGAGAAGATTGATACTATATCATTTGAACAGCCCATACTAAAGATAACTAGCATGAAAGCAGGGAACCTTTGGAACAATTCTAATCAACTCTCAGAGGAGATGGTTCGTTGCATGAGAAACATTTTCCTCCGTCTATCTGAATCCTCGAAGATGTCACCAAAGGAATCTTCTGATTGTTCATCTTCCTCAGCAGAGCGTCTTTCTGGTTCTACACTGGCATCCTTCTCAGACTCATCCATCATTCCCTCAATGCTACGAAGTCCTTCTGTTGATTCGAATCACAATGATGAGATGACGACTgaagtcaaaaattttgatCCATACAAAGTTAATGGGAAGGAATGCCGAAGAGATATTGGAAATTATCGTTCAGCAGCTGAAGTATCTTGGATGTCTGTTGGAAAGGAGCAACTTGAATATGCATCTGAagctctaaaaaaattcag ATTTCTTGTGGAACAGCTATCAAAGGTTAACCCTAATAGTATGAACTGTGATGAGCGGCTAGCCTTTTGGATTAATTTGTACAATGCGTTGATTATGCAT GCATATCTAGCATATGGAGTTCCACGAAATGATATCAAACTTTTTTCTCTAATGCAAAAG GCTTGTTACACAGTTGGTGGTCAATCCTTCAGTGCTGCTGAGATAGAATTTGTGATTCTAAAGACGAAGACTCCAGTGCACCGGCCCCAACTT TCTTTGATGCTAGCTCTTAACAAGTTCAAAATAACTGAGGAGCACAAGAAATACGCGATTGATGGTACAGAACCCCTTGTGTTGTTTGGACTCAGCTGCGGAATGTTCTCTTCACCTGCT GTGAGGATCTTCTCTGCAGCAAATGTCCGTCAGGAGCTTCAGGAATCTTTGAGGGACTATGTCCAGGCATCCATTGGTATAAGTGACCGAGGGAAACTTCTAATCCCAAAGTTATTGCAGAGCTATGCAAAGGGGAACGTCGAAGATTCTATGCTCGTCGACTGGATCTGCCATCACCTTGCACCTGATCAAGTTGCAATCATCCGAGACTCTTCTTCACAGCGGAAGCAGCGGCTTCTTGGAGCGCGCAGTTTCACTGTCGTCGCATTTGACTCAAAATTCCGGTATCTGTTCTTGCCTGACAGCAGTAGCTCCCAGAAACCAGAACCCAAACGAACTTCGTGA